One genomic region from Streptomyces sp. NBC_00457 encodes:
- a CDS encoding carbohydrate ABC transporter permease: MSQATLSLSRARYSLAPWARIAALAVCALLTLGPVIWTVSTSLRTPAESFDLPPQIIPTSPTTEAYSGVFDQLDVWLLALNSTLVTALIAVGQMITAGLAGYAFARLEFRFKKPLFGLVLATMMVPLQVTIVPVFLVLKQLSLTDTLLGLIIPAFPTAFGTFLMRQYFLGMPKDLGEAAMLDGAGPWRIFRSVYAPLAAPGLAIVGVLAFNYHWNEFFRPLILETSGQNYTLPLGLVSLQGNLGTGSISVVLAGVVLSMLPAVAVFIVGQRPLREGITSAGVNR, encoded by the coding sequence TTGAGCCAAGCAACCCTGTCCCTGAGCCGTGCGCGGTACTCGCTCGCACCCTGGGCGCGGATCGCAGCCCTGGCGGTGTGCGCCCTGCTGACCCTCGGCCCGGTCATCTGGACCGTCTCCACCTCGCTGCGCACCCCGGCCGAATCCTTCGACCTGCCGCCGCAGATCATCCCGACCAGTCCCACCACCGAGGCCTACAGCGGAGTCTTCGACCAGCTCGACGTCTGGCTGCTCGCCCTCAACTCGACGCTGGTCACCGCGCTGATCGCCGTCGGCCAGATGATCACGGCGGGGCTGGCCGGATACGCCTTCGCACGCCTCGAATTCCGGTTCAAGAAGCCGCTGTTCGGCCTGGTCCTGGCGACCATGATGGTGCCGTTGCAGGTCACCATCGTGCCGGTGTTCCTGGTACTGAAGCAGCTGAGCCTCACCGACACCCTGCTCGGCCTGATCATCCCGGCCTTCCCGACCGCCTTCGGCACCTTCCTGATGCGCCAGTACTTCCTCGGCATGCCGAAGGATCTCGGCGAGGCGGCGATGCTGGACGGCGCCGGGCCCTGGCGGATCTTCCGCTCCGTCTACGCCCCGCTGGCCGCGCCCGGGCTCGCGATCGTCGGCGTGCTGGCCTTCAACTACCACTGGAACGAATTCTTCCGACCACTGATCCTCGAGACGTCCGGCCAGAACTACACGCTCCCGCTGGGCCTGGTCTCCCTCCAGGGCAATCTCGGCACCGGCTCCATCTCGGTCGTACTCGCCGGAGTCGTCCTCTCCATGCTCCCCGCTGTCGCCGTGTTCATCGTCGGCCAGCGCCCTCTCCGCGAGGGCATCACCTCCGCAGGAGTCAACCGTTGA
- a CDS encoding carbohydrate ABC transporter permease: MTNTQVPPVRSRPAAPPPSLPRPSARERGTRLLAALFLAPTIVGIVVFTVVPIVGSVVLSLFHWNVIDPPSFAGAANYREVFGDSTVLVSFRNTLVFMVFAVALQLLIALVLALAVNGRMPVWLRSVFRSAFFFPLVLSAASISVVMKYLFNQDFGLVNWLLGTVGIAPVPWLTSENAAMATVVLVYVWQQFGFSFLLFVGGLNNIPKEIHEAAALDGATGLRKHLHVTLPLLSPTLLVASVVGIINALQVFEQPYVLTNGGPGDSTRTVVMVIYESAFEQLRFGEASAVGVLLFVLIMAVTAVQFRLSRRFVHYE, from the coding sequence ATGACGAACACCCAGGTTCCTCCCGTACGTTCGCGTCCCGCGGCACCGCCGCCTTCCCTGCCCCGCCCCTCCGCCCGCGAGCGCGGCACCCGGCTGCTCGCGGCGCTGTTCCTGGCGCCCACGATCGTCGGCATCGTGGTCTTCACGGTCGTACCGATCGTCGGCTCGGTGGTGCTGAGCCTCTTCCACTGGAACGTCATCGACCCACCCAGCTTCGCCGGAGCCGCCAACTACCGTGAGGTGTTCGGCGATTCGACCGTGCTGGTGTCCTTCCGCAACACGCTCGTGTTCATGGTGTTCGCGGTCGCGCTGCAACTGCTGATCGCCCTGGTGCTGGCGCTCGCGGTGAACGGGCGGATGCCGGTGTGGCTGCGGTCGGTGTTCCGCTCGGCGTTCTTCTTCCCGCTGGTGCTGTCCGCCGCGTCCATCTCCGTGGTGATGAAGTACCTGTTCAACCAGGACTTCGGCCTCGTCAACTGGCTGCTCGGCACGGTCGGCATCGCCCCGGTGCCCTGGCTGACGTCGGAGAACGCGGCGATGGCGACCGTCGTCCTGGTCTACGTCTGGCAGCAGTTCGGCTTCTCCTTCCTGCTGTTCGTCGGCGGTCTCAACAACATCCCCAAGGAGATCCACGAGGCCGCCGCCCTCGACGGCGCGACCGGCCTGCGCAAGCACCTGCACGTCACACTGCCGCTGCTGTCGCCGACGCTGCTGGTCGCGTCGGTGGTCGGCATCATCAACGCGCTCCAGGTCTTCGAGCAGCCGTACGTCCTCACCAACGGCGGTCCCGGCGACTCCACCCGCACCGTCGTGATGGTGATCTACGAGAGCGCCTTCGAGCAGCTCCGCTTCGGTGAGGCGTCCGCGGTGGGCGTGCTGCTGTTCGTGCTGATCATGGCGGTGACCGCCGTCCAGTTCCGGCTCAGCCGGCGTTTCGTCCACTACGAGTGA
- a CDS encoding extracellular solute-binding protein, which produces MTDPHVTRRTLLRYGAYGAGAAALAGTAASWDRLTGADIPGRDDGSLVVATLGPAYGPEAIRTLTEGFKEVHPDIKLRINAVQAVDWSDFFAKILTQIAAGTAPDLVYVATEGVQLFAQRLGVALDRWVKRDAAELREYFADVHPSLVESMMYEGSLYQLPVEFNAADMYFNTQVLKRAGAQLPPADWTRDDFTTLLRDMKKSSGSQFTPYFWTNRLWGGVVPWLFANDTNLLAESKAPGGAWLWDSFYPAAQRQGRGGGFRWTTPQATHDRVEEAYDYLASLIQEDLCTRPEGGNGQNLIGVFSTGRVGVTPAGGFWAGGLHLAGMKSDGFDVQYFPRWRTQRMQYGAAGYALLRTSKKQDEAWEFIKFAARRDTLMRLFETNQTTPARRSMLTADRYRESGPSQWQVFYDTLDRFPDTGPIPAPPQVAEVEQVLLKHTGTALASPRSVRGALRRMQGDLEKAMERDV; this is translated from the coding sequence ATGACTGACCCGCACGTCACTCGCCGCACGCTGTTGCGGTACGGCGCCTATGGCGCGGGAGCCGCCGCGCTGGCCGGTACCGCCGCGAGCTGGGACCGGCTCACCGGAGCCGACATTCCCGGCCGCGACGACGGCTCCCTCGTCGTCGCCACCCTCGGTCCCGCCTACGGACCGGAGGCCATACGCACACTCACCGAGGGCTTCAAGGAGGTCCACCCCGACATCAAGCTGCGGATCAACGCGGTGCAGGCCGTGGACTGGTCGGACTTCTTCGCGAAGATCCTCACCCAGATCGCCGCGGGCACCGCCCCGGACCTCGTCTATGTCGCCACCGAGGGCGTCCAGTTGTTCGCGCAGCGCCTCGGGGTCGCACTGGACCGCTGGGTGAAGCGGGACGCGGCCGAGCTGCGTGAGTACTTCGCCGACGTCCATCCCTCGCTGGTGGAGTCGATGATGTACGAGGGAAGCCTCTACCAGCTGCCGGTCGAGTTCAACGCGGCCGACATGTACTTCAACACGCAGGTGCTGAAGCGGGCGGGCGCTCAGCTGCCGCCCGCCGACTGGACGCGCGACGACTTCACCACGCTGCTGCGGGACATGAAGAAGTCGAGCGGCTCCCAGTTCACGCCGTACTTCTGGACCAACCGGCTGTGGGGCGGTGTCGTGCCCTGGCTGTTCGCGAACGACACGAACCTGCTCGCCGAGTCCAAGGCACCGGGCGGCGCCTGGCTGTGGGACTCCTTCTACCCGGCCGCCCAGCGGCAGGGACGCGGGGGCGGTTTCCGCTGGACGACGCCGCAGGCCACCCACGACCGGGTGGAGGAGGCCTACGACTATCTCGCCTCCCTCATCCAGGAAGACCTGTGCACCCGGCCCGAGGGCGGCAACGGCCAGAACCTCATCGGCGTGTTCTCCACCGGCCGGGTCGGCGTCACCCCCGCGGGCGGCTTCTGGGCTGGCGGCCTGCATCTGGCGGGCATGAAGTCCGACGGCTTCGACGTCCAGTACTTCCCCCGCTGGCGCACCCAGCGCATGCAGTACGGCGCCGCAGGCTACGCGCTGCTGCGCACCTCGAAGAAGCAGGACGAGGCATGGGAGTTCATCAAGTTCGCCGCCCGCAGGGACACCCTGATGCGGCTGTTCGAGACGAACCAGACGACCCCGGCCCGCCGCTCGATGCTCACCGCGGACCGCTACCGGGAGTCCGGCCCGAGCCAGTGGCAGGTCTTCTACGACACCCTCGACCGGTTCCCCGACACCGGGCCGATCCCCGCGCCGCCGCAGGTCGCCGAGGTCGAGCAGGTGCTGCTCAAGCACACCGGAACCGCCCTGGCCTCGCCGCGCTCGGTGCGTGGCGCGCTGCGCCGGATGCAGGGCGACCTGGAGAAGGCCATGGAGCGTGACGTATGA
- a CDS encoding glycoside hydrolase family 32 protein: MRTMSRRALLAGSAAGASAALLSSAPTASARPKPAATCASYRAEYHFTVPDQWKNDPQRPIWIDGEYHYYYLYNPDYLTGGTTAGTAWRLATSSDLVAFTDRGIAVPKDATPNGDVWSGSAVVDSDNTAGFGAGAVIVLATMAPDEVTQAQYLHYSTDGGRTFTSHGTGPVLPNPGVRDFRDPKVIRDEERGRWVMTLAEGNKVGFYHSADLKSWTYVSGFIKDGIGVLECPDLFRIRAADGTWKWVLGVSANGKGAGLPSTYAYWTGTFDGSVFTPDAADPQWLDHGWDWYGAVTFEKRNANGTLDPAARYAIGWLNHWDYANTTPTIDCDGFNGTDSIVREVTLKRAASGTFYLASRPVAALDDHVSRTVNLGDLEVAGTRPLDYTGTAYELTTEITWDQLTGAGLQLRRSTDGGRHIDAGIYRDYAFVNRRNTVNPDASGNWQESKSPFDPSARTVRLRVLVDRTSVEMFIDDGRYVHSCEAFPYLVDTGLALFTIDGSAVFRNTVIREFAVSR; encoded by the coding sequence ATGCGCACGATGTCCAGGAGAGCGCTGCTCGCGGGCTCGGCCGCGGGTGCCTCGGCCGCGCTGCTGTCCTCCGCCCCCACGGCCTCCGCGAGGCCCAAACCAGCGGCCACCTGTGCCAGTTACCGCGCCGAGTACCACTTCACGGTCCCCGACCAGTGGAAGAACGATCCGCAGCGGCCGATCTGGATCGACGGGGAGTACCACTACTACTACCTGTACAACCCGGACTACTTGACGGGTGGCACCACAGCGGGCACCGCCTGGCGCCTGGCCACCAGCAGCGACCTGGTCGCCTTCACCGACCGCGGGATCGCCGTGCCGAAGGACGCCACGCCGAACGGCGACGTCTGGTCGGGCTCGGCGGTGGTGGACTCGGACAACACGGCGGGCTTCGGCGCGGGAGCGGTGATCGTCCTCGCCACCATGGCGCCGGACGAGGTCACTCAGGCGCAGTACCTGCACTACTCGACCGACGGCGGCCGTACGTTCACCAGCCACGGCACCGGCCCCGTCCTGCCCAACCCCGGCGTACGGGACTTCCGCGACCCCAAGGTGATCCGCGACGAGGAGCGCGGGCGGTGGGTGATGACGCTCGCCGAGGGCAACAAGGTGGGCTTCTACCACTCCGCCGACCTGAAGTCGTGGACGTACGTCAGCGGGTTCATCAAGGACGGCATCGGCGTCCTGGAGTGCCCGGATCTGTTCCGCATCAGGGCGGCGGACGGTACCTGGAAGTGGGTGCTGGGCGTGAGCGCCAACGGCAAGGGGGCCGGGCTGCCGAGCACGTACGCCTACTGGACGGGCACCTTCGACGGGAGCGTGTTCACCCCCGACGCCGCCGACCCGCAGTGGCTCGACCACGGCTGGGACTGGTACGGCGCGGTCACCTTCGAGAAGCGGAACGCGAACGGCACCCTCGACCCGGCCGCCCGGTACGCCATCGGCTGGCTGAACCACTGGGACTACGCGAACACCACGCCCACGATCGACTGCGACGGCTTCAACGGCACGGACTCGATCGTTCGCGAGGTGACGCTGAAGCGTGCCGCCTCCGGCACGTTCTACCTGGCCTCCCGACCGGTCGCCGCCCTGGACGACCACGTCTCGCGCACGGTGAACCTCGGTGACCTCGAAGTCGCCGGCACCCGTCCGCTCGACTACACCGGCACGGCGTACGAGCTGACCACCGAGATCACCTGGGACCAACTCACCGGCGCCGGACTCCAGTTGCGCCGCTCCACGGACGGCGGACGCCACATCGACGCCGGGATCTACCGCGACTACGCCTTCGTCAACCGCCGGAACACGGTGAACCCCGACGCCTCCGGCAACTGGCAGGAGAGCAAGAGCCCCTTCGACCCGTCGGCGCGCACGGTCCGGCTGCGCGTCCTCGTCGACCGCACATCCGTGGAGATGTTCATCGACGACGGCCGGTACGTGCACTCCTGCGAGGCCTTCCCGTACCTGGTCGACACCGGGCTGGCGCTGTTCACGATCGACGGCAGCGCGGTGTTCCGGAACACGGTGATACGGGAGTTCGCGGTCAGCCGGTGA